The nucleotide window AAGTGATGGACGTTAAATGTCCCGCCAAGACATATTATGTCCCACTCGCGGTAAAAAAAATCACCCCTGCTACAGATTTCATTCTAACAGGAGTGAAAACCTTAATCAACCAATAAACTCAAGGTTTTTTCGTGAAAACGCTTCACTTATGAATTTTTTGTTAATAATCCCGTATTGAAGCTCCTCGCCGTCCAATTCGATGACCGGAATCATGATTCCATACTTCTCGACAAGCTCATCATCGAGGTCGATATTGATCTCTTCTATTGTAAAATTCCAGTTTTGCTGCAGTTCTTCTAGTATTTCCCGTGCAGTCTCACATAAATGGCAGCGCGGTCGGGAATAAAGTTTGACTGTTTTTTTCATTTCTGTCTCCTTTGACTGAGTGGAATCTTATTTAATCGCAAACATTTGGTTTTATTCGTAAATGCACGGGCTTTATTCGCAATAAAAGAAGTTTATTCGCAAATTACGGGGCTTTATTTGCAAAAAGGAAATACCATCCATATCACCAACAGGATTTCACCGTGAATTTGCTATACCCTAATCAAATCGTTTCCGTTTCGAAGAGGATGGAATCCCCAGCTGGTCACGGTATTTCGCGACGGTTCTCCGCGACACGACCATCCCTTCACGATCCTCGAGCATTTCAACAATAGCCTGGTCGGAAATCGGCTTTCTTTTATCTTCTTCCTTTATATAGTTCTCGATTGCCGCTTTTACAGTTTGCGATGAGGCCTGGTCGTTCTCGGTGGTGGCAACCCCACTTGTAAAAAACGATTTCAATTCATAGGTTCCGCATGGTGTCTGCATGTATTTTTCACGTACAGTCCGGCTGACGGTTGATTCGTGGATCTCCAGCTCATCCGCCACCTCCCTCATTGTCATCGGATTCAGGTGGGAAGGACCTTTCATGAAAAAGTCCGGCTGTTTTTCGATAATCTTTGCGGACACCTTCATCAGCGTTTCCTTGCGTTGTTCGAGGCTGCGGCGGATCCACTGATAATCCCCCTGCTTTTCCTGGATGAATTTATTGACTTCCTGATCCTTATGCTGTGATAGCTGCCGGAAATAGCCATCGTTAAAAGAGACTTTCGGAATCAAAGCATCATATATGCTTACAGAAAGTTCATCGCCTTCACGTTTCACCACTACATCCGGAACAATATAGGCTGCCTTTCCACGCTGGAAAGCTGCCCCTGGTTTCGGATTAAGCTTTTGGATCTCGTCATGGACCTTCTGGATATCCTTCAATTCTATATTCAGCATTTTCGAGAGTGCTTTCCACTTTTTTTCAGCAAAGAGAAGGAAGTGGTCCCGGATGATCGTGATCGCCAGCTGATTGGCTGATGTCCGCTTCTGCCTTGTCAGCTGGAGCAGCAGGCACTCCTGAAGGTCTCCTGCCGCAATACCGGCGGGATCCAATGATTGCAGCTTGAAATAGGCGGAATCAATGATTTCCTCATCCATAGCAAACCTTTTTGCAAGATCATTGCGATCCATTTTCAAGTAACCGTTTTCATCTATGTTTTCAATCAACACTGGTAATATCAGTTTTTCCTCTGGCGATGCTTTTAAGGAGTTTAGCTGGGCATGAAGATATTCTTCAAGCGTCTCACTCTCGCCAGAACCAATCTGTTCAATCAAATTTTTCTGGTCCCGTTCGAATGTCCTTTTTGTACCTTTTCTCTTACGATCCATATTCGAATCAAAATTAGTGATATTTTTAAAGTCTACTTGCAGCAGGGGATTTTCCATCGATTTAGCTTCAAGAAAAGCCGCAAGCTCCTGGGCTGAGTACTGCAAAAGCGCAATTGCCTGGGTCAGCTCCTGAGTCATCGCCAATTTTAACGTCTGTTTTTGAAACAATCCAGCTTTCAGATCCATCTAAATCACCCCTGCACTCATTTTACATGATAAACCGGGTTTGGTGTATGGAAAGAATTTGGCATGACAAGAAAACTCTCATGTTTCACCAGTGTCAATATAGCATTAACGAAAGGGATAAATATGTCAGGCGATTTTAATTTATTGTCTGAAATTTCAGTTGACTCAGCTATATTAATTATAAGATAATACTATTGAGTAATATATTTTAGAAGGTGTTATTAAATGAGTAAAAGAGGCAGGAAGAAAGGGGCTAGCGGTGAACAAAGCCGGGCTTTGCTGCTTACAATCGCTGCAGAAGAGTTTGCCCAAAAAGGTTATTACGAAACCAAAATCAGCACAATCGTTCAAAAGGCAGGCTTAACCCAGCCAACATTCTACCTTTACTTTAAAAGTAAAGAGGCAATTTTCAAGGAATTAATCGACTCGTTTCGCAAAAGGCTTTTTCATCTCACAAAAGAAAGTCGATTAGAACCCGGAGTTAATCCTGACTCCTTATCAACGACGATTAGTAAAGGCTTAACAGGAATCTTTACTTTCTTTATTGAGAATCGAGATTTAACACTAATTGGTTTCTATCATCCTCAAGAGTCTAAAGAATTGAAAAAACAGTTAGCGGTCCAGATAAGAGAAAACTTAATGTTTGAAGCTGAAAATGGTATTTTTCAGACTGAACTCGACATGGATTTGGTGTCAGATATTTTGATTGGCATTATCGAGCGCCTCACGATGACCAAATTATTTCCCGGAATAAAAACTCCTGAAGAACTTTCTTCTGAGATTGTTCAACTTCTTCTAAACGGAATGTTACCGAAAAGCGTCTGATCATTTTTCGCTATTGGAATTGACCCTTGCATCGCCATAATTACATCTCCTTGAATACCACTGGATTGGCGAACGCCAAAAATCACTGAATACCGTGGGAAAGATCAAATTGATTTGGAAAAGACCTAATTTGAGTGGAGGAGAATGAATCATGGAAAGAGAGTTAGAACAAGAGTGGTTGTACTTAATGATGCAGGCTAAACAAATGGGGATTCCTATAGAGGAGGTCCGGCAGTTTCTCCAGCAGGGTTCTTTAGAAGACGTCTCATACCAAAAATCTAAATCGGAGTTTTTACGGCCGAGTCCTTAAAACACATGCGATTTCGCATGTATCGTTAAAACAAAAATCCCTTTCCTCAGGGATTGTACCCATAGGGTTAGCAGCAGTTGAATGAATACCAAAACAAAAAAAGTTCCCACGCCTGTATAAAACTCATACAAACATAGGAACTCATTTTTTTGTAACGCCCTCGGCAGGAATCGAACCCACATCTCAAGAACCGGAATCTTACGTGCTATCCGTTGCACCACGAGGGCATGTTTGAAGTTAGCGTTACGCTTACCTATTATAGGATAAGTCTTCACGGTTTGCAAGAATGATTTTTTGCCAGCAGTGCAAGCCCTTTGTTTAAAAATGACAATCTTGGGTAAGATGGATACGGTACAGTAAATTGGAATATAAATATTGTCGAACAGTTTATGCAGGCTTTAAAAGCGATTCGTTTGACCTTTATTGACCATGCGTGTATCATTAAACTACATAGGTGTTCTGGCAAACGAACCAGTTTATGCCAGCCTGCAATCTGTCTATTTAAGGGCAGTCATTTGCTTTAAAAAGGGACTATAAAACCTATTTTAAAGCGGTGAAATGATTTTACGTTAAAGGAGGAAAACAAACATGAACTTGATTCCTACAGTTATTGAACAAACGAATCGGGGCGAAAGGGCATATGATATTTATTCCCGCCTTTTAAAGGATCGCATCATTATGCTGGGAAGCGGCATTGATGACAATGTTGCTAACTCAATCGTAGCCCAGCTGCTTTTCCTGGAAGCTGAAAATCCGGAAAAAGACATTTCCATCTACATCAATAGCCCGGGCGGCAGCATCACTGCCGGTATGGCAATCTACGATACTATGCAGTTCATCAAGCCGGATGTACAGACAATCTGCATCGGTATGGCTGCATCCATGGGTGCATTCCTTCTGGCTGCCGGAACAAAAGGCAAGCGTTATGCACTTCCAAACGCCGAAGTCATGATCCACCAGCCACTTGGCGGTGCACAGGGACAGGCGACTGAAATCGAAATCGCTGCGAAGCGTATCCTTTTCCTTCGTGAAAAGCTGAATGGCATCCTTTCCGAGCGTACTGGCCAGCCGCTTGAAGTCATCGCGAAAGATACTGACCGCGACAACTTCATGACAGCTGAGCGTGCGAAGGAATACGGTCTTGTCGACCAGATCATCAGTCGCAACGTATTGGAAGAAAAAAAGGATAAATAATCAAAACCAAAACTCGCTCTTTAAACGGAGCGAGTTTTTTATGGTTCTTTTCAGCTTAATTTTCGTTCTGGATGTATTCAGCCAATTTCGACACGGCTTCTTCTTCGTCATTTCCATCCGCGATCAGGTTCACTGATGCGCCGGCACTTACTGCAAGACTCATCAAGCCCATGATGCTTTTTGCGTTTACCTTTTTCCCATCCTTCTCTAGAAAAATATCGGATGAGAACCTGTTTGCTTCCTGCACGAATAATGCAGCGGGACGTGCTTGCAGCCCAGTTTTCAATTTGACTTCCACTTGTTTTTCAACCATTGCTTTTCCTCCTCTATCCCTATTTATTTATAGTTTGCCCGGCACGCAGTTTATCTGCTATCTCATCAATTTTTCGCAGCCGGTGATTGATTCCTGATTTGCTGATACTTCCCCCGCTGACCATTTCGCCCAGCTCTTTCAGGGTGACATCCTGGTAATCGACACGGAGCTGAGCAATCTCCCTCAGCTTATCCGGTAAAATTTGCAGGCCGACTGTATCCCGTATGTAGCGGATATTCTCTACCTGTCTTAGGGCAGCCCCAATTGTTTTATTCAAGTTAGCCGTTTCACAATTTACGAGACGGTTAACCGAATTTCTCATATCACGGACAATCCGGATATCCTCAAAACGCAGCAGCGCATTATGGGCGCCAACGATGTTCAAGAACTCAGTGATTTTTTCCGCTTCCTTCAAGTAGGTGATAAATCCTTTTTTCCGTTCCAGCGTTTTGCTGTTGAGTCCAAACGTGTTCATCAACTCACATAATGAATCATTATGCTCCTGATACATCGAGGCAATCTCAAGATGGTAGGAGGAAGTTTCCGGGTTATTTACCGAACCTCCTGCAAGGAAAGCTCCTCTTAAATAAGAACGCTTACAACATTTCTTTTTCACCAATTCAGGTGAAATTTCATAGTTAATTTCAAAGCCTTCTCCTAAAATCTTTAAATCCTCCAAAATTTCTCTGGCTGATTCCTTCAGGCGGACAATATAAACATTATTTTTTTTCAGCCGCATCTTCTTTCGCACCAAAAGCTCTACCTGTACCTGATAGCTTTTCTTGATCAGGGTATAGATCCGCCTGGCAATCGCGGCATTTTCAGTCTGTACGTCTACGATGAGTTTGCGATTAGAGAAGGAAAGGGAACCATTCATCCGGATCAAAGCGGACAGTTCCGCATTGGCGCAGCAGCCCTTCACGTCAATATTCGTGAGTTCTTTTTTTGTTTCCGAAGCGAACGACACCTCTTCACCCCCTGGTTATTTGGTGCTGGCGCCCTTGTTCACGCAAGCGCAGCAGTTGTCTTTTTTAAAATCTTCTTTTCTCGAGACAAACGCTTGCATCCTATATCTACGCGTTATACCTCTTTTTGGTTTCATCTATTATCATAGAATATAAAATTTCTGAAACTTTTTTTGTATCATGCCTGATGACATTGCCATCCAGCTCTGCGATTTCATCCTGTACGACCTCGACTCCTAAAGAATTCAGCCGGTCCAGATCAAAAACGACAGGCTGGGCAAGCTCTTCCTTATATCGCAGCTCGACATCAGGAGGGATGGTCTCACTGTTTACCAAAATCGTATCGATAAAAGCACAATCCATATGATCATAAATCGCTTTAATATGGTCACTTGCCGCAAAATCATGCGTCTCTCCCGCCTGGGTCATCAGGTTGCAGATATACACCTTGCGCGCCTTCGCTTTGCATACTTCCTTGCCAAGCCTTTTCACGAGCAGGTTTGGCAGGATGCTTGTATATAAGCTGCCTGGTCCGATGACAATCAAATCTGCTTCCCTGATCGCCTGGAGCGTCTCAGGCAATGGCTTTACGCCTTCAGGATTCAGGAAAACCCGCTTGATTCTTTTCCCTGAGTAAGGAATTTTCGATTCGCCCCTGACAATGCTGTTATCCTCCATCACCGCATTCAGCATGACACTCCTGTTTGCTGCCGGCAGGACTTTTCCGCGCACATTCAGCACCTTGCTCATCTCCTGGATTGCATGGACGAAATTGCCGGTAATCGACGTCATCGCCGCCAGGATCAGGTTGCCGAGTGAGTGGCCAGATAATTCATTGGATGTATTGAAGCGATGCTGGAACATTTCTTCAATCAGCGGCTCCACATCCGAAAGGGCAGCCAGGACATTCCTGATATCGCCTGGAGGGGGAATCTGCATATCTTCCCGCAGGCGGCCCGAACTTCCGCCATCATCAGCCACTGTGACAATCGCAGTGATGTCGACCGGATGCTTTTTCAAGCCCCGGAGCAGGACTGGGAGGCCTGTTCCGCCTCCAATGATGACGATTCTTGGCAATCCATCTGTCATCATGTCGTAAGTCCCTTCCTTTTATCGATATCACGGTGTGTCACGCGGGTATGATAGTCTTTCTCGAAATATTTGGCGATATGTTCAGCCAGCGCTACTGAACGATGCTGGCCTCCCGTGCAGCCGATGGCGATGACCAGCTGCGCCTTGCCTTCCCGCTTATAATGCGGAAGCATGAAGCTCAAGAGGTCTAGCACCTTTTCAAGGAACTTGGATGTCTCGTTCCATTTTAAAACGTATGTCGATACATCTTCATCAAGACCAGTTTTTGGACGCATATGTTCAATATAATGCGGGTTCGGCAAGAAGCGGACATCGAAAACGAGGTCGGCATCTATCGGTAATCCATGCTTGAACCCAAAGGACATCACATTCACGGTAAAAATCGTCTTTTTGTTCACCGAGAACTCTTCAAGGATTTTTTCGCGGAGGTCCTTTGGTTTCATGCCGGTTGTTTTATAAATAAGCTGTGCTCGGCCCTTCAGTTCTTCCAGCAGCTCGCGTTCAAGCTGGATGCCTTCAAGCGGCAAGCCTGATGGAGCAAGTGGATGCGAACGTCTCGTTTCTTTATAACGGCGGACGAGTGTAGAGTCATCTGCATCCAGGAACAGCACCTGTGGCGTCACCCATGAAGTTTCCGCAAGTTCATCAAGCGCCTTGAACAGGGAATCAAAGAATTCGCGCCCGCGCAAATCCATGACCAATGCCACCTTATTCATTTTTGTGCCAGATTCCTTCATCAACTCAAGGAATTTCGGCAGCAATGTCGGCGGCAGATTGTCGACACAGAAAAAGCCAAGGTCCTCAAAACTCTGGATTGCGACCGTTTTCCCCGCGCCAGACATACCTGTTATGATGACCAGTTGGGTATCAGTAGTTGAACCGGTACTCATTTCTCTTCCCCCTGAAAATTAGTTATTAAGGCCTTTTCGTTGAAAGGCAGCCGCCAATACGAAAACAGCCATTTTTTATCGTATCAATTCGGATCGAGCCTGTAGCTGATCAGCTCAAAATCCGGTGTATAAGTAAAGTTGCCATAAATGATTCCTTGTCCATGAATCATATATTCAAGAATATGATAATCTCCTGCTGCCATTGGCAAATCCTTAATATCATCAAGCTCGTGCCAGGAAATGGTGCCTTCGTCGGAAACATCAAGATTGATCCCGTCTGCCTCAGTGGCATAAAAAGTGAACATCATCCACTCAGAAACTACCTGATCATCTTCCTTGATGACGAATGTGAAGATCCCTTTGATTTGGGGATTACGCAGGTAAATCCCTGTTTCTTCACGGAATTCCCTGACACAGGAATCCTTGACAGTCTCACCAGGTTCCATCTTTCCGCCAGGAGCCACCCACCAATTGCGGCGCGGCTTCTGCAAAAGCAAAATTTTATCCTCTTTCACTAAAACACAATTCGTGACGCGCTGCATCAAATCCACCTCTTCATCTATATGCGCAAGAAAAGTCCCGCCGCAAAAAGGGCGGTTCGTCTGCTTGTTTCTCATTTTAATGGATTCCGGACATATAAGCCTTTTAGCAAAATTTTCTATGAAACCACAGTCATTCGTCATTTGCCGGACATTTTATTCTTTCCATTATACTATTTTTAGTTTTTACCCACAATGAATAGAAAGATGATATTTTTGACAAGAAAAGTTCTTTTTATAAAGCGGGATAATTTTTATGAAGTGTAAAGACAATGACCCGCGAAAATTTCCCAATATAAAAAGTGTTATATTCGCTTGCAAATGCCTGTTTCATTTTTATGTATAAAAAAAGAGCACAGGATAACCTGTGCCGTCAAAGGATTATATTTTTAAAAGGGGGTCAATTTCTACTCCTATAATACCCCATGATTGTTTCACTACTGTTACAGAAGAATTAATAAATAATTACTTTTTGTTAATTTATGCCGCGGTGTGATGTTTTTTCCAGTTCTAATTAAATTAAAAGCCCGCCAAATCATTGCGGCGGGCCGGACATTTGTATATTAAGCGTTCGCTTTCAATTCCTCGATCAATTCCTCAACATAATGCTGGGCGTTTTGAGCAGCGATACTTCCGTCGCCTGTCGCGGTCACGATTTGGCGCAGCGTTTTTTCACGGATGTCACCAGCTGCAAAAATGCCGGGAACCTTTGTTTCCATTTGTTCATTCGTTTCGATGTAGCCGTTGCTGTTCGTGATGCCAAGGCTTTCGAATGGCTTAGTCAAAGGAACCATTCCGATGTAGATGAATACGCCATCAGCCGGGAACTCCTGTTCAGCACCATCCAGTGTGGATACAAGCGTCACGCTGCCGACTTTGCCATCTTTGTCATTGATTTGCTTGACTGTATGATTCCAGATGAAATCAATTTTGTCATTGGCAAATGCGCGGTCTTGAAGGATTTTTTGCGCACGAAGCTCATCACGGCGGTGAACGATCGTCACTTTTGAAGCGAAGCGAGTTAGGTAAACACCCTCTTCAACTGCGGAGTCTCCTCCACCGACAACGACAAGTTCCCTGTTTTTGAAGAATGCGCCGTCACAAACCGCACAGTAAGATACACCGCGCCCGCCAAGCTCCTGCTCGCCAGGAACGCCAAGCTTCTTGTACTCCGCACCAGCAGAGATGATGATGGAGCGGGCTTTGTATTCCTTGCTGCCAGCCTTGATGGTTTTATATTCTTTGCCGTCGATGACTTCTTTTACATCACCGTAAGCATATTCTGCACCGAATTTTTTCGCATGGTCAAACATTTTGGTTGAAAGCTCTGGGCCAAGAATGTGGTCAAAGCCTGGATAGTTTTCAACCTCTTCTGTATTCGCCATCTGGCCGCCTGGAACGCCGCGCTCAAGCATCAGTGTCGACAAGTTCGCGCGTGATGTATAAACAGCAGCGGTCATCCCTGCCGGTCCGGCACCAATGATGATGACGTCGTAAATTTTCTCTTCTGACATGGTGTACAACTCCTTTGAATATCATAGTCCGCTAATTTCCGTAATCCATTCGGAAATAGTATTTCCTGCATAAACATATCCTATAAAACAAGTGCTGCATAGTCCAAAAATATGCTTAAGTTCACGGAATTGACATATATAGTTTCTAATACCCTTGATTGTATACTTTAAAAAGAAAAAAAGGATAAACTTTGCCTGCGGGTTGCAGACTCAGTTTATCCTTCATATGCTGTCTTCTTCATGAAGAAACTCACTAGCCAAATTGATGTATTTGGACAGCGTGGATACGGATAATCCGTATTTCTTCGCGACTGCCGCTTTCGTCGTGCTGATATTTCTCAGCTTATCCCAGAGATAATCGACAGCTGCTGCCCATGCTTTCTTGTTTTTAAAATCGTAGCCGGCCTTTGCCGCCTGCTCGAATACCGAAAACCA belongs to Mesobacillus sp. AQ2 and includes:
- the rapZ gene encoding RNase adapter RapZ, which produces MSTGSTTDTQLVIITGMSGAGKTVAIQSFEDLGFFCVDNLPPTLLPKFLELMKESGTKMNKVALVMDLRGREFFDSLFKALDELAETSWVTPQVLFLDADDSTLVRRYKETRRSHPLAPSGLPLEGIQLERELLEELKGRAQLIYKTTGMKPKDLREKILEEFSVNKKTIFTVNVMSFGFKHGLPIDADLVFDVRFLPNPHYIEHMRPKTGLDEDVSTYVLKWNETSKFLEKVLDLLSFMLPHYKREGKAQLVIAIGCTGGQHRSVALAEHIAKYFEKDYHTRVTHRDIDKRKGLTT
- a CDS encoding glutaredoxin family protein, translating into MKKTVKLYSRPRCHLCETAREILEELQQNWNFTIEEINIDLDDELVEKYGIMIPVIELDGEELQYGIINKKFISEAFSRKNLEFIG
- a CDS encoding TetR/AcrR family transcriptional regulator, with product MSKRGRKKGASGEQSRALLLTIAAEEFAQKGYYETKISTIVQKAGLTQPTFYLYFKSKEAIFKELIDSFRKRLFHLTKESRLEPGVNPDSLSTTISKGLTGIFTFFIENRDLTLIGFYHPQESKELKKQLAVQIRENLMFEAENGIFQTELDMDLVSDILIGIIERLTMTKLFPGIKTPEELSSEIVQLLLNGMLPKSV
- the clpP gene encoding ATP-dependent Clp endopeptidase proteolytic subunit ClpP; this translates as MNLIPTVIEQTNRGERAYDIYSRLLKDRIIMLGSGIDDNVANSIVAQLLFLEAENPEKDISIYINSPGGSITAGMAIYDTMQFIKPDVQTICIGMAASMGAFLLAAGTKGKRYALPNAEVMIHQPLGGAQGQATEIEIAAKRILFLREKLNGILSERTGQPLEVIAKDTDRDNFMTAERAKEYGLVDQIISRNVLEEKKDK
- a CDS encoding HPr family phosphocarrier protein, with product MVEKQVEVKLKTGLQARPAALFVQEANRFSSDIFLEKDGKKVNAKSIMGLMSLAVSAGASVNLIADGNDEEEAVSKLAEYIQNEN
- the whiA gene encoding DNA-binding protein WhiA, whose translation is MSFASETKKELTNIDVKGCCANAELSALIRMNGSLSFSNRKLIVDVQTENAAIARRIYTLIKKSYQVQVELLVRKKMRLKKNNVYIVRLKESAREILEDLKILGEGFEINYEISPELVKKKCCKRSYLRGAFLAGGSVNNPETSSYHLEIASMYQEHNDSLCELMNTFGLNSKTLERKKGFITYLKEAEKITEFLNIVGAHNALLRFEDIRIVRDMRNSVNRLVNCETANLNKTIGAALRQVENIRYIRDTVGLQILPDKLREIAQLRVDYQDVTLKELGEMVSGGSISKSGINHRLRKIDEIADKLRAGQTINK
- the trxB gene encoding thioredoxin-disulfide reductase → MSEEKIYDVIIIGAGPAGMTAAVYTSRANLSTLMLERGVPGGQMANTEEVENYPGFDHILGPELSTKMFDHAKKFGAEYAYGDVKEVIDGKEYKTIKAGSKEYKARSIIISAGAEYKKLGVPGEQELGGRGVSYCAVCDGAFFKNRELVVVGGGDSAVEEGVYLTRFASKVTIVHRRDELRAQKILQDRAFANDKIDFIWNHTVKQINDKDGKVGSVTLVSTLDGAEQEFPADGVFIYIGMVPLTKPFESLGITNSNGYIETNEQMETKVPGIFAAGDIREKTLRQIVTATGDGSIAAQNAQHYVEELIEELKANA
- the rpoN gene encoding RNA polymerase factor sigma-54, which gives rise to MDLKAGLFQKQTLKLAMTQELTQAIALLQYSAQELAAFLEAKSMENPLLQVDFKNITNFDSNMDRKRKGTKRTFERDQKNLIEQIGSGESETLEEYLHAQLNSLKASPEEKLILPVLIENIDENGYLKMDRNDLAKRFAMDEEIIDSAYFKLQSLDPAGIAAGDLQECLLLQLTRQKRTSANQLAITIIRDHFLLFAEKKWKALSKMLNIELKDIQKVHDEIQKLNPKPGAAFQRGKAAYIVPDVVVKREGDELSVSIYDALIPKVSFNDGYFRQLSQHKDQEVNKFIQEKQGDYQWIRRSLEQRKETLMKVSAKIIEKQPDFFMKGPSHLNPMTMREVADELEIHESTVSRTVREKYMQTPCGTYELKSFFTSGVATTENDQASSQTVKAAIENYIKEEDKRKPISDQAIVEMLEDREGMVVSRRTVAKYRDQLGIPSSSKRKRFD
- a CDS encoding 8-oxo-dGTP diphosphatase, which encodes MQRVTNCVLVKEDKILLLQKPRRNWWVAPGGKMEPGETVKDSCVREFREETGIYLRNPQIKGIFTFVIKEDDQVVSEWMMFTFYATEADGINLDVSDEGTISWHELDDIKDLPMAAGDYHILEYMIHGQGIIYGNFTYTPDFELISYRLDPN
- a CDS encoding YvcK family protein — its product is MMTDGLPRIVIIGGGTGLPVLLRGLKKHPVDITAIVTVADDGGSSGRLREDMQIPPPGDIRNVLAALSDVEPLIEEMFQHRFNTSNELSGHSLGNLILAAMTSITGNFVHAIQEMSKVLNVRGKVLPAANRSVMLNAVMEDNSIVRGESKIPYSGKRIKRVFLNPEGVKPLPETLQAIREADLIVIGPGSLYTSILPNLLVKRLGKEVCKAKARKVYICNLMTQAGETHDFAASDHIKAIYDHMDCAFIDTILVNSETIPPDVELRYKEELAQPVVFDLDRLNSLGVEVVQDEIAELDGNVIRHDTKKVSEILYSMIIDETKKRYNA
- a CDS encoding anti-repressor SinI family protein; amino-acid sequence: MERELEQEWLYLMMQAKQMGIPIEEVRQFLQQGSLEDVSYQKSKSEFLRPSP